One part of the Ciona intestinalis chromosome 5, KH, whole genome shotgun sequence genome encodes these proteins:
- the LOC100181045 gene encoding microprocessor complex subunit DGCR8 isoform X3 has product MDILEMLDMGNFPPSDDEGTDKINVDNDFVSTLLPNDEVNGDSIVLEDANSLPAEPDQKDEHLVVNSTSETTVSPVRYITKRTLKYQCPISSLEPLPEDWMMVSHKSGIPVYLNKKTKVVTLSRPYVVAAGNVKKHNIPISSIPCLDYLKTVDRFNQVKTSNESTSSEIKIGQINEDQACTENNTAQNASAVPAPNIEVGNTAPVLIKTPTTEHIDDTELEEYLNKRFVFETTQIPHFEKWADKRKFVKKQKEAIENEGAPKKLGPAKVITLSIPRDGDSDKPHKLTFSTSVKPMICILHEYAQSVLRTKPHYIFATNEDASDPFQATIVLNEKNYGTASGINKKSAKNKAALLTMEMLVPGFKEQVESLSNDQSLEYFDEVSITDPRVHELCVHAGNFLPHQLLTECLKRNQGIADTAVQFDVQVGKSKMIEYKMTCGKHVVTGTAKNKKVGKQLASQQILKLLHPNMQTWGELIHAYGTSVAEKRARKKNIEQEIFELKQRRNLDSSQKSSNKDEDGDSQEKKNALAPNPELLNKLRDMMMALEQESSSKKRPGEPDTDQPSKKRNKLLLIDV; this is encoded by the exons atgGACATCCTTGAAATGCTAGATATGGGAAACTTTCCTCCTTCAGATGATGAGGGAACAGACAAGATAAATGTTGACAATGATTTTG tttCGACATTGTTGCCAAATGATGAAGTTAATGGAGATTCTATTGTACTTGAAGATGCAAATTCTTTACCTGCAGAACCAGATCAG AAAGATGAGCATTTAGTTGTCAATTCCACCTCTGAAACAACAGTGAGTCCGGTAAGATACATCACGAAAAGAACATTGAAA tacCAATGTCCCATTTCGTCTTTGGAACCTTTACCCGAAGATTGGATGATGGTTTCACATAAAAGTGGTATTCCTGTGTACCTTAATAAGAAAACCAAAGTTGTAACGCTGTCCCGTCCTTACGTAGTCGCTGCTGGCAATGTGAAG AAACACAATATTCCCATCAGTAGTATTCCATGTCTTGATTATTTGAAAACTGTGGATAGATTCAACCAAGTAAAGACATCCAATGAAA GCACCTCATCTGAAATCAAAATTGGTCAAATTAATGAAGATCAGGCTTGCACTGAAAACAACACAGCTCAAAATGCCAGTGCTGTCCCTGCACCAAATATTGAAGTTGGAAACACTGCtccagttttaattaaaacaccaaCAACAGAACACATag ATGACACAGAATTGGAAGAATATCTAAACAAGCGttttgtgtttgaaacaacACAAATCCCTCATTTTGAGAAGTGGGCAGATAAGAGGAAGTttgtgaaaaaacaaaaagaagcaATAGAGAATGAAGGAGCTCCTAAAAAG TTGGGGCCAGCTAAGGTTATAACACTAAGCATACCAAGGGATGGAGATTCAGATAAACCACACA AACTTACATTTTCTACAAGCGTGAAGCCAATGATATGCATTCTACATGAATATGCACAAAGTGTATTGCGTACCAAACCACATTATATATTTGCAACTAATG aGGATGCAAGTGACCCATTCCAAGCTACGATCGTTCTGAATGAAAAAAACTACGGAACTGCCTCAGGAATTAATAAGAAAAGTGCTAAAAACAAAGCAGCTCTACTTACAATGGAAATGCTAGTGCCTGGGTTTAAA GAACAAGTTGAGTCTTTATCAAACGATCAGTCCTTGGAATATTTTGATGAAGTTTCCATCACCGACCCACGAGTTCATGAACTTTGTGTCCACGCTGGTAACTTTCTTCCACATCAACTTCTTACTGAGTGTTTGAAACg GAATCAAGGTATAGCTGACACTGCTGTTCAGTTTGATGTTCAAGTTGGCAAATCGAAAATGATTGAATACAAGATGACTTGTGGCAAGCATGTTGTTACA GGTACagcaaagaataaaaaggtcgGAAAACAACTGGCCTCACAGCAGATATTGAAACTTCTGCATCCAAAT ATGCAAACTTGGGGTGAATTAATCCACGCTTATGGAACATCAGTAGCAGAGAAACGGGCACggaagaaaaatattgaacaagaaatatttgaaCTCAAACAAAGACGGAATTTAGATTCTAGCCAGAAATCTTCAAATAAAGATGAAG ACGGCGATTCTCAGGAAAAGAAAAACGCACTCGCACCAAATCCCGAACTGCTCAATAAACTTCGAGATATGATGATGGCACTGGAGCAAGAGTCGAGCTCAAAAAAACGGCCTGGAGAGCCAGATACTGACCAAccaagtaaaaaaagaaacaaacttCTATTGATTGATGTCTAA
- the LOC100181045 gene encoding microprocessor complex subunit DGCR8 isoform X2 — translation MDILEMLDMGNFPPSDDEGTDKINVDNDFVSTLLPNDEVNGDSIVLEDANSLPAEPDQKDEHLVVNSTSETTVSPVRYITKRTLKYQCPISSLEPLPEDWMMVSHKSGIPVYLNKKTKVVTLSRPYVVAAGNVKKHNIPISSIPCLDYLKTVDRFNQVKTSNESTSSEIKIGQINEDQACTENNTAQNASAVPAPNIEVGNTAPVLIKTPTTEHIDDTELEEYLNKRFVFETTQIPHFEKWADKRKFVKKQKEAIENEGAPKKLGPAKVITLSIPRDGDSDKPHKLTFSTSVKPMICILHEYAQSVLRTKPHYIFATNEDASDPFQATIVLNEKNYGTASGINKKSAKNKAALLTMEMLVPGFKEQVESLSNDQSLEYFDEVSITDPRVHELCVHAGNFLPHQLLTECLKRNQGIADTAVQFDVQVGKSKMIEYKMTCGKHVVTGTAKNKKVGKQLASQQILKLLHPNMQTWGELIHAYGTSVAEKRARKKNIEQEIFELKQRRNLDSSQKSSNKDEADGDSQEKKNALAPNPELLNKLRDMMMALEQESSSKKRPGEPDTDQPSKKRNKLLLIDV, via the exons atgGACATCCTTGAAATGCTAGATATGGGAAACTTTCCTCCTTCAGATGATGAGGGAACAGACAAGATAAATGTTGACAATGATTTTG tttCGACATTGTTGCCAAATGATGAAGTTAATGGAGATTCTATTGTACTTGAAGATGCAAATTCTTTACCTGCAGAACCAGATCAG AAAGATGAGCATTTAGTTGTCAATTCCACCTCTGAAACAACAGTGAGTCCGGTAAGATACATCACGAAAAGAACATTGAAA tacCAATGTCCCATTTCGTCTTTGGAACCTTTACCCGAAGATTGGATGATGGTTTCACATAAAAGTGGTATTCCTGTGTACCTTAATAAGAAAACCAAAGTTGTAACGCTGTCCCGTCCTTACGTAGTCGCTGCTGGCAATGTGAAG AAACACAATATTCCCATCAGTAGTATTCCATGTCTTGATTATTTGAAAACTGTGGATAGATTCAACCAAGTAAAGACATCCAATGAAA GCACCTCATCTGAAATCAAAATTGGTCAAATTAATGAAGATCAGGCTTGCACTGAAAACAACACAGCTCAAAATGCCAGTGCTGTCCCTGCACCAAATATTGAAGTTGGAAACACTGCtccagttttaattaaaacaccaaCAACAGAACACATag ATGACACAGAATTGGAAGAATATCTAAACAAGCGttttgtgtttgaaacaacACAAATCCCTCATTTTGAGAAGTGGGCAGATAAGAGGAAGTttgtgaaaaaacaaaaagaagcaATAGAGAATGAAGGAGCTCCTAAAAAG TTGGGGCCAGCTAAGGTTATAACACTAAGCATACCAAGGGATGGAGATTCAGATAAACCACACA AACTTACATTTTCTACAAGCGTGAAGCCAATGATATGCATTCTACATGAATATGCACAAAGTGTATTGCGTACCAAACCACATTATATATTTGCAACTAATG aGGATGCAAGTGACCCATTCCAAGCTACGATCGTTCTGAATGAAAAAAACTACGGAACTGCCTCAGGAATTAATAAGAAAAGTGCTAAAAACAAAGCAGCTCTACTTACAATGGAAATGCTAGTGCCTGGGTTTAAA GAACAAGTTGAGTCTTTATCAAACGATCAGTCCTTGGAATATTTTGATGAAGTTTCCATCACCGACCCACGAGTTCATGAACTTTGTGTCCACGCTGGTAACTTTCTTCCACATCAACTTCTTACTGAGTGTTTGAAACg GAATCAAGGTATAGCTGACACTGCTGTTCAGTTTGATGTTCAAGTTGGCAAATCGAAAATGATTGAATACAAGATGACTTGTGGCAAGCATGTTGTTACA GGTACagcaaagaataaaaaggtcgGAAAACAACTGGCCTCACAGCAGATATTGAAACTTCTGCATCCAAAT ATGCAAACTTGGGGTGAATTAATCCACGCTTATGGAACATCAGTAGCAGAGAAACGGGCACggaagaaaaatattgaacaagaaatatttgaaCTCAAACAAAGACGGAATTTAGATTCTAGCCAGAAATCTTCAAATAAAGATGAAG CAGACGGCGATTCTCAGGAAAAGAAAAACGCACTCGCACCAAATCCCGAACTGCTCAATAAACTTCGAGATATGATGATGGCACTGGAGCAAGAGTCGAGCTCAAAAAAACGGCCTGGAGAGCCAGATACTGACCAAccaagtaaaaaaagaaacaaacttCTATTGATTGATGTCTAA
- the LOC100181045 gene encoding microprocessor complex subunit DGCR8 isoform X1, translating to MDILEMLDMGNFPPSDDEGTDKINVDNDFVSTLLPNDEVNGDSIVLEDANSLPAEPDQKDEHLVVNSTSETTVSPVRYITKRTLKYQCPISSLEPLPEDWMMVSHKSGIPVYLNKKTKVVTLSRPYVVAAGNVKKHNIPISSIPCLDYLKTVDRFNQVKTSNESTSSEIKIGQINEDQACTENNTAQNASAVPAPNIEVGNTAPVLIKTPTTEHIDDTELEEYLNKRFVFETTQIPHFEKWADKRKFVKKQKEAIENEGAPKKLGPAKVITLSIPRDGDSDKPHKLTFSTSVKPMICILHEYAQSVLRTKPHYIFATNEDASDPFQATIVLNEKNYGTASGINKKSAKNKAALLTMEMLVPGFKEQVESLSNDQSLEYFDEVSITDPRVHELCVHAGNFLPHQLLTECLKRNQGIADTAVQFDVQVGKSKMIEYKMTCGKHVVTGTAKNKKVGKQLASQQILKLLHPNMQTWGELIHAYGTSVAEKRARKKNIEQEIFELKQRRNLDSSQKSSNKDEEADGDSQEKKNALAPNPELLNKLRDMMMALEQESSSKKRPGEPDTDQPSKKRNKLLLIDV from the exons atgGACATCCTTGAAATGCTAGATATGGGAAACTTTCCTCCTTCAGATGATGAGGGAACAGACAAGATAAATGTTGACAATGATTTTG tttCGACATTGTTGCCAAATGATGAAGTTAATGGAGATTCTATTGTACTTGAAGATGCAAATTCTTTACCTGCAGAACCAGATCAG AAAGATGAGCATTTAGTTGTCAATTCCACCTCTGAAACAACAGTGAGTCCGGTAAGATACATCACGAAAAGAACATTGAAA tacCAATGTCCCATTTCGTCTTTGGAACCTTTACCCGAAGATTGGATGATGGTTTCACATAAAAGTGGTATTCCTGTGTACCTTAATAAGAAAACCAAAGTTGTAACGCTGTCCCGTCCTTACGTAGTCGCTGCTGGCAATGTGAAG AAACACAATATTCCCATCAGTAGTATTCCATGTCTTGATTATTTGAAAACTGTGGATAGATTCAACCAAGTAAAGACATCCAATGAAA GCACCTCATCTGAAATCAAAATTGGTCAAATTAATGAAGATCAGGCTTGCACTGAAAACAACACAGCTCAAAATGCCAGTGCTGTCCCTGCACCAAATATTGAAGTTGGAAACACTGCtccagttttaattaaaacaccaaCAACAGAACACATag ATGACACAGAATTGGAAGAATATCTAAACAAGCGttttgtgtttgaaacaacACAAATCCCTCATTTTGAGAAGTGGGCAGATAAGAGGAAGTttgtgaaaaaacaaaaagaagcaATAGAGAATGAAGGAGCTCCTAAAAAG TTGGGGCCAGCTAAGGTTATAACACTAAGCATACCAAGGGATGGAGATTCAGATAAACCACACA AACTTACATTTTCTACAAGCGTGAAGCCAATGATATGCATTCTACATGAATATGCACAAAGTGTATTGCGTACCAAACCACATTATATATTTGCAACTAATG aGGATGCAAGTGACCCATTCCAAGCTACGATCGTTCTGAATGAAAAAAACTACGGAACTGCCTCAGGAATTAATAAGAAAAGTGCTAAAAACAAAGCAGCTCTACTTACAATGGAAATGCTAGTGCCTGGGTTTAAA GAACAAGTTGAGTCTTTATCAAACGATCAGTCCTTGGAATATTTTGATGAAGTTTCCATCACCGACCCACGAGTTCATGAACTTTGTGTCCACGCTGGTAACTTTCTTCCACATCAACTTCTTACTGAGTGTTTGAAACg GAATCAAGGTATAGCTGACACTGCTGTTCAGTTTGATGTTCAAGTTGGCAAATCGAAAATGATTGAATACAAGATGACTTGTGGCAAGCATGTTGTTACA GGTACagcaaagaataaaaaggtcgGAAAACAACTGGCCTCACAGCAGATATTGAAACTTCTGCATCCAAAT ATGCAAACTTGGGGTGAATTAATCCACGCTTATGGAACATCAGTAGCAGAGAAACGGGCACggaagaaaaatattgaacaagaaatatttgaaCTCAAACAAAGACGGAATTTAGATTCTAGCCAGAAATCTTCAAATAAAGATGAAG AAGCAGACGGCGATTCTCAGGAAAAGAAAAACGCACTCGCACCAAATCCCGAACTGCTCAATAAACTTCGAGATATGATGATGGCACTGGAGCAAGAGTCGAGCTCAAAAAAACGGCCTGGAGAGCCAGATACTGACCAAccaagtaaaaaaagaaacaaacttCTATTGATTGATGTCTAA
- the LOC101242277 gene encoding protein TSSC4-like, producing METGKEEEEFAERKNSVFAQLDKIRNNLSSNLDIEKAVKRKKPSAASVGTVAANTLPNYKKQPEKWTKYDLKETNVSSDRQNTLAGFSFLHDLKKRAKTEDNSTVDNSAEPMSIETVEDNGIKFKKPMQPKGRRHGEAMKTDCAESSKVELDHLEENVSAEEYQAAILAKWEDKNKTDSTILESGSAVFKNPQKSNRKGKNIRARVRRASDSD from the coding sequence ATGGAAACTGGgaaggaagaagaagaatttGCAGAAAGGAAAAATTCTGTTTTTGCACAACTGGATAAAATTAGGAATAATTTATCGTCCAATCTTGATATTGAAAAAGCTGTAAAACGAAAGAAACCTTCTGCTGCATCTGTGGGCACTGTGGCAGCAAATACATTACCGAATTACAAAAAACAACCAGAGAAATGGACCAAGTACgatttaaaagaaacaaatgtaTCCAGCGACCGGCAAAATACTTTGGCGGGGTTTTCGTTTCTGCATGATTTAAAGAAGCGAGCCAAAACTGAGGACAATTCCACAGTTGATAACTCAGCAGAGCCAATGAGCATCGAAACTGTTGAGGACAATGggataaagtttaaaaagccAATGCAGCCCAAAGGAAGAAGACATGGTGAAGCCATGAAAACGGACTGTGCTGAAAGCAGCAAAGTGGAGCTGGATCATTTAGAAGAAAATGTTTCGGCGGAGGAATACCAAGCAGCTATTCTAGCAAAATGggaagataaaaataaaactgactCCACAATTTTAGAATCTGGGtctgcagtttttaaaaatccgCAAAAATCGAATCGTAAAGGGAAAAATATTAGAGCCAGGGTGAGACGTGCTTCTGATAGCGActga
- the LOC100176357 gene encoding MIF4G domain-containing protein-like translates to MPDTRVLTDSLKQNINKIECTPEMQTLIYDAVLNPNKLNEHAWVKLVESVTIKATQNLSHGRAAAKICNDIAQTEQRLAETTGKEKVFRKTLLNQLQSVYTRHKENQYRNVDTWVGFVNFLCSVFDVLQINNMPLMVLISPVYEVLNILTEERFIEKEIAIQCLVTQLQFIGEEIEKHNKAKMKDLVKQLNKMFLSDKTSQLSRLMLLEIIELQCGGWKLSRDAYAYYYEEVVKT, encoded by the coding sequence ATGCCAGATACACGTGTGCTCACGGATTctctaaaacaaaacatcaacAAGATCGAATGCACTCCGGAAATGCAAACCTTAATATATGATGCTGTTCTAAATccaaacaaattaaatgaaCATGCCTGGGTAAAATTGGTTGAATCTGTAACAATAAAAGCAACCCAAAACTTGAGTCATGGCCGTGCAGCTGCCAAAATATGTAATGACATTGCTCAAACTGAACAGCGATTGGCTGAAACTACTGGAAAGGAAAAGGTATTTcgaaaaactttgttaaaccAACTTCAAAGCGTGTACACTCGACATAAGGAAAACCAGTATAGGAATGTTGACACTTGGGTGGGTTTTGTCAATTTTCTCTGCTCTGTGTTTGATGTTTTACAAATCAACAATATGCCGCTAATGGTTTTAATATCACCAGTGTATGAGGTGCTGAATATCTTAACTGAAGAACGTTTTATTGAAAAGGAAATTGCAATACAGTGTCTTGTAACTCAGCTACAGTTCATAGGGGAAGAAAtagaaaaacacaacaaagcAAAAATGAAGGACCTTGTAAAACAacttaacaaaatgtttttaagcgATAAAACTTCACAGTTGTCCCGTCTTATGCTGCTTGAAATCATTGAATTACAATGTGGTGGATGGAAGCTATCACGTGATGCTTATGCTTATTATTATGAAGAGGTGGTAAAGACTTAA
- the LOC100177170 gene encoding UDP-glucose 4-epimerase produces MTETCVLITGGAGFVGSHVVVELLEAGESVVVIDNLSNAASDKDNLPPAIKRIQNIVNASQRKRLYFRKGSYGDRNIMDSIFNEFKIKAVIHAGGFKAVGESKELPMKYYKNNVKEALTLVKAMNDHDVKNIIFSSSATVYAEVPPEKLPLTEESPVGNCSCPYASTKLFIENILRDVTVSDGQWKVMSLRYFNPVGAHHSGMIGEDPKGIPNNLMPFIAQVAVGRRKALNVFGSDYPTPDGTGVRDYVHVVDIAKGHVAALKALPNMKQGFQPINLGSGVGTSVLEMVQAFERASGVVIKTVMQDRRPGDVASMYCQPTLAFEELGWKTEKTVDEMCEDLWRFQNQNPNGLHPSGESN; encoded by the exons ATGACTGAAACGTGTGTTTTGATAACTGGTGGGGCTGGTTTTGTTGGAAGCCATGTTGTGGTGGAACTACTTGAAGCAGGGGAGAGTGTTGTGGTGATAGATAATCTTTCAAATGCAGCATCGGATAAAGACAATCTACCACCTGCGATAAAAAGAATTCAAAATATTGTG aatGCTTCTCAAAGAAAGAGGCTTTACTTCAGGAAAGGGAGTTATGGCGATAGAAATATAATGGATTCAATTTTCAATGAGTTTAAAATCAAAGCTGTGATCCATGCAGGGGGATTTAAAGCTGTTGGAGAATCCAAAGAGCTGCCAATGAAATATTACAAGAACAATGTTAAAG AGGCTTTAACGCTTGTGAAAGCAATGAATGACCACGATGTGAAGAACATTATATTCAGTAGCTCAGCAACTGTGTATGCTGAAGTACCACCTGAGAAACTTCCACTAACAGAGGAAAGCCCTGTTGGTAACTGTAGCTGCCCATATGCTAG CACAAAACTTTTCATTGAAAACATCTTGCGTGATGTGACGGTATCTGATGGCCAATGGAAGGTGATGTCACTGAGGTATTTCAACCCAGTTGGAGCACACCACTCTGGGATGATAGGAGAAGATCCTAAAGGAATTCCTAACAACCTAATGCCTTTCATTGCACAG gtTGCAGTGGGCCGCAGGAAAGCTCTTAATGTGTTTGGTTCCGACTATCCTACTCCTGATGGAACAGGAGTAAGAGATTATGTTCATGTTGTTGACATAGCTAAGGGTCATGTTGCTGCTCTTAAG GCATTACCAAATATGAAACAAGGTTTCCAACCAATAAACTTAGGCTCAGGGGTTGGAACTTCAGTGTTGGAAATGGTTCAAGCTTTTGAAAGGGCATCAGGTGTTGTTATCAAGACAGTAATGCAAGATAGAAGGCCAGGCGATGTGGCTTCGATGTATTGCCAGCCAACACTTGCGTTTGAAGAACTTGGCTGGAAAACTGAAAAGACTGTGGATGAAATGTGTGAAGATCTGTGGAggtttcaaaatcaaaatccaAACGGTTTACATCCCTCTGGTGAATCTAATTAG